The stretch of DNA GATGCACGATCTCTCCGTCGCGGGCGATAAGCACCACCGTTCCCACAAGCCGTTTGTCGTGGAGAGCACTTGTGATGGCCGCATCGACTGCTGCTGCAAGCGATGAATTCCTGTCGGCGTCTGCCATTTCAAGGGGAAGACTCATCAGATTAAACCTTCTATAATCACAATGACCGTTCCTGAATATAGAAAGCCGCCTCGAATTTCTAGAGTGATCATTGTGAAAAATAGCCGAGACGTGGAAAATTCTACCGCCCGCCGCCGCGGCCGTCCGCCGGCCTTCGACCGCGAGACAGTGCTGTCGGCTGCCCGCGAGACCTTCTGGGCGCATGGATATGAGGGCGCCTCGATCGCCGATCTCACTGCCGCCATGGGCATCACGCCGCAAAGCCTCTATGCCGCCTTCAACTCGAAGGCCGATCTCTATCGCGCGGCGCTGGAGCAATACCGAGCGCTAGGTTCCGACACGTTTTCCGCGCTTGGCGAGCCGATCGACACCGTCTCCACCTTCGAGCGCATATTGCGGGGCTCGGCCGCGATCTTCTCGGCTCCGGAGCATCCGAAAGGCTGCATGATCTCGACGGCTGTGCTGAACTGCGCCAGCGAGAATGCCGTGATCGCCGACCATGTCGCAGCGATGCGCCGTCGGTCGCTGGACGCTTTCACGGCGAGGATCGAGCGTGGCATCCGCGAGGGCGACATGAAGTCCGAGACGAACCCCCGCGCGCTGGCACGGTTTCTCTGTGCCATCGTCCAGGGCATGTCGGTGCAGGCGAGGGACGGCGCATCGCTAGAGGAATTGTTTGATATCGCAGTCCTCGCCATCGCCGAGGTTGCCCGTCACCGCGCCTAAAAACGAAAAGGCCCGGCAGGTCACTACTGCCGGGCCTTTCGTCGCGAGATCGAAGCGATCAGTCGTTGGCGGTAACCTTGACGCCAAGCACCTGCGGCAGCGTGTTCGGCGCGCCCATGGCAGCGCCCACGATCGTCGGGAACGGCACCGGCTTTTCAGGGGCGGCCTTGACGGTCAGGCTCTTCGGGTCGTCGAGGAAGGTGTTGACGGCGGCCGAAACGGCGTTCTGCAGTTCCGGGATATTGAGCTGCGCGATCATGATCGGCGTCATCGCCTTCAGCGAATCCGCCATCTGCTTGCCGGACATGTTCTGCTGCGAACCGGCATAATCGAGCGCACGCTTGGTGATCGAGGCATCTTCGAAGCGCACCTGCGCGGCCTCGAAGGACAGCTGCTGCATCAGGCCGAGCATGGCAAGACCGAGTGCCTGCTGCGATTCTTCCTTGTTCGCATTGGCTTCAGATTGCTTCATCGCATCCTGCAGCGACTTGACGAAGGCCATCGTGTAGCCCGAGATCTTGAAGCCAAGGTTCAGCTTGCCGATGTTGGTGAAGTCGAAGGCGAATTCCGAAATGTCGATCGTGCCGGGCGCAAGTTCCCAAGCGCCCTTCATGGTGATGTCGCCCTGGACGTGCTGCAGTGCCAGCTTCTCGATCGCGTCCTTGCTCTGCGGATCCTCGGCTTTGCTGAGATCGGCCTTCATGCTTTTGAAGGCGCCGTCAAAATCGAAGCCGGATTCGTCTTCGCGCAGCGTCAGATTGACGTCGGTTTCGAGCAGCGAGAACACTTCCGCCCCATCCTTGACCACCTTAAGCGGGCCGGTATGGGCGGTTTCGTAAAGCATCATCGTATCGAGCGTGTCGCCGCCCGCCGTTGCCGGGATCGAGATGCCGCCGAGCGTCAGCTCCTGCGCCGTGACGGTGACGCCGTCTTTGGTGGTGTTGATATCGGGGAAGGCGGCCTCTTCGATGTAATAGCCGCCATCCTCGTCTTCTTCGACGCCGGAAAGGGTGACTTCGCCAACGGCCAGGCTTTCGCCGCCGGCCGATTTGACGCTGACATTCTTCAGCGTCGCGGTCGTGCCGTCGATATCGACGGCGTCAGCCGAAATCGTTCCGCCCTGTACGGCATAGGCGGCATTGAGCTTCTTCAGCAGATCGGCGCCGTCGAGGGCGAAAGCCGAACCGGCGAGTGAGAAAAAGGCGGCGCCCGACAGCATCAGCCGCGTTGTCCGGGAAAAGTTCATGGGGTGATTCCTCTGGTGGCGTGGTGGCGGTTGGAAATCTGCAGTTACGCTACTACGGATTAGGCCCGCTTTATATTTGCGGATCTCTAAA from Rhizobium leguminosarum bv. trifolii WSM1325 encodes:
- a CDS encoding transcriptional regulator, TetR family (PFAM: regulatory protein TetR~KEGG: transcriptional regulator protein) — encoded protein: MKNSRDVENSTARRRGRPPAFDRETVLSAARETFWAHGYEGASIADLTAAMGITPQSLYAAFNSKADLYRAALEQYRALGSDTFSALGEPIDTVSTFERILRGSAAIFSAPEHPKGCMISTAVLNCASENAVIADHVAAMRRRSLDAFTARIERGIREGDMKSETNPRALARFLCAIVQGMSVQARDGASLEELFDIAVLAIAEVARHRA
- a CDS encoding conserved hypothetical protein (KEGG: ret:RHE_CH01498 hypothetical protein) produces the protein MNFSRTTRLMLSGAAFFSLAGSAFALDGADLLKKLNAAYAVQGGTISADAVDIDGTTATLKNVSVKSAGGESLAVGEVTLSGVEEDEDGGYYIEEAAFPDINTTKDGVTVTAQELTLGGISIPATAGGDTLDTMMLYETAHTGPLKVVKDGAEVFSLLETDVNLTLREDESGFDFDGAFKSMKADLSKAEDPQSKDAIEKLALQHVQGDITMKGAWELAPGTIDISEFAFDFTNIGKLNLGFKISGYTMAFVKSLQDAMKQSEANANKEESQQALGLAMLGLMQQLSFEAAQVRFEDASITKRALDYAGSQQNMSGKQMADSLKAMTPIMIAQLNIPELQNAVSAAVNTFLDDPKSLTVKAAPEKPVPFPTIVGAAMGAPNTLPQVLGVKVTAND